One genomic segment of Priestia megaterium includes these proteins:
- a CDS encoding TetR/AcrR family transcriptional regulator, which yields MAKKYNSQATIETILSVSAKLFLEKGFDKTSIKDIAETAGISKGAIYHHFQSKDEIINAVTEMQAQSVENMIKGWLSEMGSCTGKEKLITLLHKSFSSQEVHYLDDVMGSRIKSPEFVVSYMQDCVNKDSALITEIIKEGIADGSLITDYPEECAEVFLLLMNIWCDPVVFKCNHAKLAMRLKFLQHMMKSIGMDILNDDLLEKIKELLQRLYPEENKTNE from the coding sequence ATGGCGAAAAAATATAATTCACAAGCAACGATTGAAACCATTTTGTCTGTTTCTGCAAAACTATTTCTGGAAAAAGGATTTGATAAAACCAGTATAAAGGATATCGCTGAAACTGCAGGAATATCAAAAGGGGCTATTTATCATCATTTTCAATCCAAGGATGAAATCATCAATGCCGTTACGGAAATGCAGGCACAAAGCGTAGAAAATATGATAAAGGGTTGGTTATCTGAAATGGGGTCTTGTACTGGAAAAGAAAAGCTAATTACTCTTTTGCATAAGAGCTTTTCCAGCCAAGAGGTACACTATTTGGACGATGTGATGGGTTCACGCATAAAAAGTCCAGAATTTGTAGTGTCATATATGCAGGACTGCGTAAACAAAGACTCTGCACTCATTACTGAAATCATAAAGGAAGGAATAGCAGATGGCTCACTTATTACTGATTATCCCGAAGAATGTGCAGAGGTTTTTTTACTATTGATGAATATTTGGTGCGACCCTGTTGTTTTTAAGTGTAACCATGCCAAATTAGCCATGCGTTTGAAGTTTTTGCAACATATGATGAAATCAATCGGAATGGATATATTGAATGATGATTTGCTTGAAAAGATAAAAGAATTATTGCAAAGGTTATATCCAGAGGAGAACAAAACAAATGAATAA
- a CDS encoding ABC transporter ATP-binding protein has translation MNNISAVKVENLTKTFDGNEVIKNCNMNVQKGTIYGFLGANGAGKTTVFKMLSGLLTPTMGNAQVLEMDVRSHRSEILRNIGTIIETPVFYEHLSAIENLEIHLAYMEDNDTDIASVLTKVGLNDTGKQPVSKFSLGMRQRLAIARAIIHKPKLLILDEPINGLDPIGIREMRELFLDLVKNQDMTLLISSHILSEIEHIADTIGVIVNGTVIRETSLAEVKAESPNGLEEYFMDIMTGRISNDKTY, from the coding sequence ATGAATAATATTTCTGCTGTAAAAGTCGAAAACCTTACAAAAACCTTTGATGGAAATGAAGTAATAAAAAATTGCAATATGAATGTGCAAAAAGGTACTATTTATGGTTTTTTAGGTGCAAATGGAGCTGGAAAAACAACGGTATTTAAAATGCTGTCTGGCTTGCTTACACCGACAATGGGGAATGCACAAGTTTTAGAAATGGATGTTAGGTCTCACCGAAGTGAAATTTTAAGAAATATTGGAACGATCATTGAAACTCCTGTATTTTATGAGCATTTATCAGCAATTGAAAATTTAGAAATACACCTTGCCTATATGGAAGATAATGACACGGATATAGCCTCTGTTTTAACTAAAGTCGGATTAAATGACACAGGCAAACAGCCTGTGTCAAAATTCTCTCTTGGTATGCGTCAACGATTAGCCATTGCAAGAGCTATCATTCATAAACCTAAATTGTTGATTTTAGATGAACCCATTAACGGACTAGATCCAATTGGAATTAGAGAAATGAGAGAATTGTTCCTTGATCTTGTTAAAAATCAAGATATGACCTTATTGATTTCCAGTCATATTTTATCGGAAATTGAGCATATTGCTGATACCATTGGGGTGATTGTAAACGGCACTGTTATACGAGAGACTTCTTTGGCTGAAGTAAAGGCAGAATCCCCGAATGGTCTTGAAGAGTATTTTATGGATATCATGACCGGGAGGATAAGCAATGATAAAACTTATTAA
- a CDS encoding ABC transporter permease codes for MIKLIKLELRRNNIRTYVIASIMIAIVMLGFLYLFAYAPKLEPNDKDLEIFLGYNNLIPLFGVLNMAAFCVLSAVMYSKFIIEDYSGNRPVLLFSYPISRKKILFSKLSVVSIFTIISMIISNLIIFLIFGITEKTMHLVSGGFTAAIMLQAIKITVVMAIIAACIGIIATGIGFIKKSVPTTIVSAVLLASLMCNIVVNTTSSITFMYIFSLIMIFVGIIFSVNLIHKVNHMEVE; via the coding sequence ATGATAAAACTTATTAAATTGGAATTGAGAAGAAACAACATTCGTACTTATGTAATTGCCAGCATTATGATTGCTATAGTCATGTTAGGTTTCCTCTATCTTTTTGCCTATGCGCCAAAGCTAGAGCCAAACGATAAAGATTTAGAGATTTTTTTAGGATATAACAATCTGATCCCTTTGTTTGGTGTATTAAATATGGCGGCTTTTTGCGTCCTATCAGCTGTTATGTATTCTAAATTTATAATCGAGGATTATTCTGGAAATAGACCTGTTTTACTTTTTTCATACCCGATAAGCAGAAAAAAGATCTTATTTTCAAAATTAAGTGTTGTTAGCATATTTACGATTATTTCAATGATTATTAGCAATCTCATTATTTTTTTGATATTTGGTATAACCGAAAAAACTATGCATCTTGTCAGTGGAGGCTTTACGGCTGCTATTATGCTACAAGCTATAAAAATTACAGTTGTCATGGCCATTATAGCCGCATGTATAGGAATTATAGCAACGGGCATTGGGTTTATTAAGAAATCAGTTCCTACTACTATTGTTTCGGCTGTTCTCTTGGCTTCGCTGATGTGCAATATTGTGGTAAACACCACTTCAAGTATAACGTTTATGTATATATTCAGTTTGATTATGATATTTGTCGGAATAATCTTTTCTGTAAATCTGATTCACAAAGTAAATCATATGGAGGTAGAGTAA
- a CDS encoding IS6 family transposase, producing the protein MEKQNSFKWKHYQPDIIMLNVRWYLRYNLSFRDLVEMMEERGLSIAHTTIMRWVHQYGPELDERVRRHLKTINDSWRVDETYIKVKGQWMYLYRAVDSEGNTIDFYLSKTRDHRAAKRFFEKALRSFHVSKSRVITVDKNPAYPIAIEELKKEKKMPVGIQIRQVKYLNNIVEQDHRFIKKRVRSMLGLKSFRTATSIISGIEAMHMIKKGQLVLQDKSVRNQIKFIYQLFGMVA; encoded by the coding sequence ATGGAAAAGCAAAATTCATTTAAGTGGAAACACTATCAACCTGATATCATTATGTTAAATGTAAGATGGTACCTACGGTATAACCTCAGCTTTCGTGATTTGGTTGAAATGATGGAAGAACGAGGACTTTCCATTGCTCATACAACAATTATGCGCTGGGTTCATCAATATGGCCCTGAATTAGATGAGCGAGTACGGCGTCACCTTAAGACAATTAATGATTCTTGGCGAGTGGATGAGACCTATATAAAAGTAAAAGGACAATGGATGTATTTGTATCGTGCCGTTGATTCAGAAGGAAATACAATTGATTTTTACCTAAGTAAAACAAGAGATCATAGGGCTGCAAAGCGCTTCTTCGAGAAAGCTTTGCGGTCTTTTCATGTTTCCAAGTCCCGTGTGATCACAGTAGACAAGAACCCAGCCTATCCTATAGCCATTGAAGAGTTAAAGAAAGAAAAAAAGATGCCTGTAGGCATCCAAATAAGGCAAGTCAAATATCTAAATAACATCGTGGAACAAGATCATCGTTTTATTAAAAAGCGAGTTCGTTCAATGTTAGGACTAAAATCCTTTCGCACAGCTACATCCATTATTTCTGGAATAGAAGCAATGCATATGATAAAAAAGGGGCAACTTGTTTTACAGGACAAGTCTGTCCGAAATCAAATAAAGTTCATCTATCAACTATTTGGAATGGTTGCCTAA
- a CDS encoding peptidoglycan-binding domain-containing protein → MKKKLLAVIPTIMLVATPLAMGASTVEAAPKANSQKIVAKAETRPTLRIGSHSSYVKNLQKNLKDVKYDTGVDGVFGPKTQTMVKQFQADHNLISDGIVGPATWAALDQNKVERQQFTVNNAIAFGQKKLGNNIVFSGDGRLVKDSKKQSYYRLKAANKDWMNQGGSGTIGWFHIYKDGRVIEE, encoded by the coding sequence ATGAAGAAAAAATTGTTAGCCGTTATTCCAACTATTATGCTTGTTGCAACACCTTTAGCTATGGGAGCATCTACTGTCGAGGCAGCACCTAAAGCCAACTCTCAAAAAATCGTAGCGAAAGCCGAAACGCGTCCAACTCTGCGTATAGGCTCTCACTCTAGTTATGTAAAAAACTTACAGAAAAATCTTAAAGATGTGAAATATGATACAGGTGTTGATGGAGTATTTGGCCCTAAAACTCAAACGATGGTTAAACAGTTCCAAGCTGATCATAATCTAATTTCTGATGGCATAGTTGGTCCAGCGACATGGGCAGCCTTAGATCAAAATAAAGTAGAAAGACAACAGTTTACCGTAAATAATGCAATTGCATTTGGTCAAAAAAAGCTAGGTAACAATATTGTATTTAGTGGTGACGGTAGATTAGTAAAAGACTCCAAAAAACAATCCTATTACAGATTGAAAGCAGCGAACAAAGACTGGATGAATCAAGGCGGTTCAGGTACAATTGGGTGGTTCCATATTTATAAGGATGGCCGTGTGATCGAAGAATAA
- a CDS encoding MarR family transcriptional regulator produces MYNTELSKQWILELFIQLISQQEIRDSKFTVRFGEEMQKLQSELGMKIDLNLSEIHLIACIGDYGPINVTMISEKTNLAKGSITRISKKLLKLDLIKRQQLLDNKKEVYFRLTAKGQKFHKIHEQIHQEIENRFMSFLDKYTPEQLAFSRRLLQDLLEWDY; encoded by the coding sequence ATGTACAATACTGAGCTTTCCAAACAGTGGATTTTGGAGCTTTTCATTCAGCTCATTAGTCAACAGGAGATTAGAGACAGCAAATTCACCGTCAGATTTGGAGAAGAGATGCAAAAACTTCAATCTGAGCTGGGGATGAAGATAGACCTTAATTTATCGGAGATTCATTTAATCGCTTGTATCGGCGATTACGGGCCAATTAACGTCACGATGATCTCCGAAAAGACAAATTTAGCGAAAGGGTCTATCACACGAATAAGCAAGAAGCTATTGAAATTGGATCTGATCAAAAGGCAGCAGCTTCTTGATAACAAGAAGGAAGTTTATTTCCGACTGACAGCAAAGGGACAAAAGTTTCATAAAATCCATGAACAGATTCACCAGGAGATTGAAAACCGGTTTATGAGCTTTTTGGACAAGTACACACCCGAGCAATTGGCCTTTTCCCGAAGGCTGCTACAGGATTTGTTGGAATGGGATTACTAA
- a CDS encoding monooxygenase has translation MDFEVIVVGGGPVGMMLASELALMKVKVCVLERLKETTPYSRALTLHPRSLEIFDFRGLKAKLMRKGKPIPTGHFAALDTPLDFSVLDSTSNFTLFIPQNETEKVIEEWARSLGVEIWRGVEVLSVHQYSQGVEITAADLKGEFTLTAAYGIGTDGAGSIVRKQAGIPFVGTSETLTGMLGDVVLPDFSEPNGLSFFSKQGLVMVAPLPNGLHRVVMIDPERMSISKQEPVTLEELRSGMIRILGSDFGITKPYWLSRYGNATRQAERYREGRIFLAGDAAHIHFPAGGQGLNVGLQEVVNLGWKLAAELKGWAPDWLLDSYHAERFPVNTALLRNTEVQTLLMGSDFSPKMIELRSMLSSMLQIPEANYQMAKQISALNVRYEQETKELPHPLNGNRFRDLKLLLADGTVRNAYELFRSGSFILLHLASDDRLHDAVEWCKYKHIRVVLASLANVHSDWEDVHTALIRPDGYIAWAVSRSEPKRIEAVRQGIVHWCGEI, from the coding sequence ATGGACTTTGAAGTTATCGTAGTAGGCGGAGGACCTGTTGGCATGATGCTGGCATCGGAACTGGCTTTAATGAAAGTGAAAGTGTGCGTCCTTGAGCGATTGAAGGAGACGACGCCTTATTCCAGAGCCCTTACCCTTCATCCTCGTTCACTGGAAATTTTTGATTTTCGTGGATTAAAAGCGAAACTGATGAGAAAAGGAAAGCCGATTCCTACCGGACATTTTGCGGCATTGGATACCCCTCTGGATTTTTCGGTATTAGATTCTACCAGCAATTTTACCCTTTTTATCCCCCAAAATGAAACGGAGAAGGTTATTGAGGAGTGGGCGAGAAGCCTTGGCGTGGAAATTTGGCGTGGAGTAGAGGTTTTATCTGTACATCAGTATTCGCAAGGGGTAGAGATAACTGCTGCCGATCTTAAAGGAGAATTCACACTGACGGCGGCTTATGGGATTGGTACCGACGGTGCAGGCAGTATTGTTCGAAAACAGGCAGGCATCCCATTTGTAGGTACAAGCGAGACACTTACCGGTATGTTGGGAGATGTTGTTTTGCCGGATTTTTCGGAACCGAACGGACTATCCTTCTTCAGCAAGCAGGGGCTGGTCATGGTTGCACCTCTGCCTAATGGATTGCATCGGGTGGTGATGATCGATCCAGAGAGGATGTCTATTTCGAAGCAAGAGCCAGTCACGTTAGAGGAGCTGCGTTCGGGAATGATACGTATCCTCGGAAGCGATTTCGGGATCACCAAACCCTACTGGCTGTCCCGTTATGGAAATGCAACTCGGCAAGCAGAGCGATACCGGGAGGGACGGATATTCCTCGCAGGAGACGCTGCGCATATTCATTTCCCCGCAGGCGGACAAGGGCTGAATGTAGGCTTGCAGGAAGTGGTAAATCTAGGATGGAAGCTGGCTGCCGAGCTGAAGGGCTGGGCTCCGGATTGGCTTCTGGATAGCTATCATGCAGAACGGTTCCCTGTTAATACCGCGCTGCTTCGAAATACCGAGGTTCAAACGCTATTGATGGGATCAGATTTCTCGCCTAAAATGATCGAACTACGTAGCATGTTGTCCAGTATGCTTCAAATACCCGAGGCCAATTACCAGATGGCTAAGCAAATTTCCGCATTGAATGTCCGATACGAGCAGGAGACAAAGGAGCTGCCGCATCCGTTGAACGGCAACCGATTTAGGGACTTGAAACTGTTGCTTGCAGATGGGACGGTTCGGAATGCCTACGAGCTGTTTCGCTCCGGTTCCTTTATCTTGCTTCATCTCGCTTCGGATGATCGTTTGCATGACGCCGTTGAATGGTGCAAATACAAGCACATTCGGGTTGTACTTGCTTCCCTCGCGAATGTCCACTCAGATTGGGAGGACGTTCATACAGCACTGATTCGTCCGGATGGGTATATCGCATGGGCGGTTTCCCGATCGGAGCCAAAGCGTATCGAAGCTGTCAGACAGGGAATCGTCCACTGGTGCGGTGAAATCTGA
- a CDS encoding antibiotic biosynthesis monooxygenase family protein gives MVGIAKTPEPPYFAVIFASQRTEGDKGYGVMADKMVELASNQKGFLGVESARDKDLGITVSYWDSLESIKAWKENSAHRVAQNKGKTEWYKNFSFRVCKVERHSFFEM, from the coding sequence ATGGTTGGAATCGCAAAAACCCCTGAACCACCTTATTTTGCAGTAATTTTTGCTTCGCAGAGAACTGAAGGAGATAAGGGGTATGGAGTAATGGCAGATAAAATGGTGGAACTTGCTTCTAACCAGAAAGGATTTTTAGGAGTAGAAAGTGCCAGAGATAAAGATTTAGGAATCACAGTTTCATATTGGGATTCTTTAGAATCGATAAAAGCTTGGAAAGAAAACTCAGCTCATAGAGTAGCACAAAACAAAGGGAAAACGGAATGGTATAAAAATTTTTCTTTTAGAGTTTGTAAAGTTGAGAGGCATAGCTTTTTTGAGATGTAA
- the folE2 gene encoding GTP cyclohydrolase FolE2, which translates to MIIKLPSKEERHKLFGSVPPGAKIKPTTKNGMKDLQNQKNKFLFDINQVGISNVKQPVNVHSSLSPNQQTTIATFTLTSSLPYDKKGTNMSRFVEQLEQYRRQGFILDFSTVHDFVKTLSKRLEQKDTQLQVEFPWFYERKGPSSDLTGLNHTQAKMKINYTQEHGFKDEVSLTCGITTLCPCSKEISEYSAHNQRGYVTMNAQLSSDYSDDIDWKQVLLHAAESNASAYIHPILKRPDEKIVTEQAYENPRFVEDIVRLVAADLYEIDWIKGFDVECRNEESIHLHDAIALLSIKK; encoded by the coding sequence ATGATTATTAAACTGCCTTCTAAAGAAGAACGACATAAATTATTTGGCTCTGTGCCACCAGGTGCAAAAATTAAACCCACTACAAAAAATGGAATGAAAGATTTACAAAATCAAAAAAACAAATTTTTATTTGACATAAATCAAGTAGGAATTAGCAACGTAAAACAACCTGTTAATGTACATAGCTCGTTATCTCCAAATCAACAAACGACTATAGCGACATTTACCTTAACTTCCAGTCTTCCTTATGACAAAAAAGGAACAAATATGAGTCGTTTTGTAGAGCAATTAGAACAGTACAGACGTCAAGGGTTCATATTAGATTTTTCTACTGTTCACGATTTTGTAAAAACGTTATCAAAAAGACTAGAACAAAAAGATACTCAACTTCAAGTAGAGTTTCCATGGTTTTATGAACGTAAAGGTCCCTCTTCAGATTTAACCGGACTGAACCATACGCAAGCAAAAATGAAAATTAATTATACTCAAGAACATGGATTTAAAGACGAAGTTAGTTTAACTTGTGGAATTACAACATTATGTCCTTGTTCAAAAGAAATCAGTGAATATAGTGCTCATAATCAGCGTGGGTACGTAACAATGAATGCTCAACTTTCTTCAGATTACAGTGACGATATAGATTGGAAGCAAGTTTTATTACATGCTGCAGAATCAAATGCCAGTGCGTATATTCATCCTATATTAAAAAGACCAGATGAAAAAATTGTAACAGAACAAGCATACGAAAATCCTCGTTTTGTAGAAGATATAGTACGTCTTGTAGCTGCAGATCTATATGAAATAGATTGGATTAAAGGGTTTGATGTAGAATGCAGGAATGAGGAATCTATACATTTACATGATGCAATAGCTTTACTTAGCATCAAGAAATAA
- the dcd gene encoding dCTP deaminase, which produces MILTGKTILKKLEVQQLDIKPIVNSQIQPASIDLRLGTHFLTINEHITSMISFDKPAEYREINQDVIMIAPHSFILGTTMEYIKLPNNLTAFVEGRSSIGRLGLFIQNAGWVDPGFEGHITLELYNANHVPIQLKSGRRICQLVLASLDNEATPYLGKYCGQHGATESRIYLDEETRFSKLNNEKKFKQFD; this is translated from the coding sequence GTGATTTTAACTGGCAAGACGATCTTGAAGAAATTGGAAGTTCAACAATTGGATATTAAACCAATTGTTAACTCTCAAATACAACCAGCTTCTATTGATTTACGATTAGGAACGCATTTTCTTACGATTAATGAGCACATTACCTCCATGATTTCATTCGATAAACCGGCGGAATATAGAGAAATTAATCAGGACGTTATCATGATTGCGCCTCACTCCTTTATTTTAGGTACCACAATGGAGTATATAAAGTTACCAAATAATCTAACTGCTTTTGTAGAAGGAAGAAGTTCTATAGGGAGGTTAGGGCTATTTATTCAAAACGCTGGATGGGTAGATCCTGGGTTTGAAGGTCATATTACGTTAGAACTTTACAATGCTAACCATGTACCTATTCAGTTGAAATCTGGGAGGCGCATATGTCAGCTAGTATTAGCTTCCTTAGATAATGAAGCTACCCCTTACCTAGGAAAATACTGTGGTCAACACGGAGCGACTGAGAGTAGGATTTACCTTGACGAAGAAACGAGATTTTCAAAGTTAAACAATGAAAAGAAGTTTAAACAGTTTGATTAG
- the rpsN gene encoding 30S ribosomal protein S14, whose product MAKKSKVVKEKKRQELVKKYAELRRELKEKGDYEALRKLPRDSAPTRLHNRCELTGRPRGYLRKFKMSRIAFRELAHKGQIPGVKKSSW is encoded by the coding sequence TTGGCAAAAAAATCTAAAGTAGTAAAAGAGAAGAAACGTCAAGAACTAGTCAAAAAATATGCTGAATTACGAAGAGAGCTAAAAGAAAAAGGTGACTATGAAGCTCTTCGAAAGCTACCTAGGGATTCGGCACCAACTCGTTTACACAATCGTTGTGAGCTAACAGGAAGACCTAGAGGATATTTGCGGAAATTTAAGATGTCTAGAATTGCTTTTAGAGAATTAGCACACAAAGGTCAAATTCCAGGAGTCAAAAAATCCAGTTGGTAA
- a CDS encoding (2Fe-2S) ferredoxin domain-containing protein, translated as MATWDLSKTKHHVLICNGSSCNQVGAEALTQAIRKEISDQDLDGTIHTTRTRCNGRCHDKCVVIAYPKGTWYKDLKPQDAKIFIDSLMTSQDETGKVSHLFSNDGFQRTEGVVTGISKEKEKVMKVSKKH; from the coding sequence ATGGCAACATGGGACTTAAGTAAAACTAAACATCACGTGCTTATTTGCAACGGAAGCAGTTGCAATCAAGTTGGAGCAGAAGCGCTAACTCAAGCAATTCGGAAAGAAATCTCAGATCAGGATTTAGATGGCACTATACATACAACTCGCACACGATGTAATGGACGATGTCATGATAAGTGTGTGGTCATCGCGTATCCTAAGGGAACGTGGTACAAAGATCTAAAACCGCAGGATGCCAAAATATTTATTGATTCCCTTATGACCAGCCAAGATGAGACGGGAAAAGTAAGTCATTTATTTAGTAATGATGGCTTTCAGAGGACTGAAGGAGTTGTAACAGGGATCTCCAAAGAGAAAGAAAAAGTAATGAAAGTATCCAAAAAACATTAA
- a CDS encoding CobW family GTP-binding protein, with protein sequence MVLMKQNKTPITILTGYLGAGKTTLLNRILTEKHNQKIAVIVNEYGEVGIDNQLVVDADEEILEMNNGCICCTVRGDLIRILNTLVLSMEQGKVKFNRVLIETTGLADPAPVAQTFFMDKHLSEKFEVDSIVTVVDSKHITKHLDNHDEAQEQIAFGDVIILNKTDLISSDDLNSLERRINQMNPTAKRLYAQNCSIDLNEILGIHTFDVDRKIEIDPHFLEEHHHHHHDDKVSSIAFREEKPLDLDKVNHWMSYLVQEKGEDLLRYKGVLYIKGMKERIVFQGLHMLFSGRPDRRWKESERKITELVFIGKDLNKEELEKQFKNCIAN encoded by the coding sequence ATGGTATTAATGAAACAAAATAAAACTCCTATCACTATTTTAACAGGCTATCTAGGAGCTGGAAAAACCACTCTTTTAAATCGAATATTGACAGAAAAGCATAATCAGAAGATTGCTGTTATTGTAAATGAATATGGAGAAGTTGGAATAGACAACCAGTTAGTAGTTGATGCTGATGAAGAAATTCTAGAAATGAATAATGGCTGTATCTGTTGTACAGTTCGTGGAGACCTGATTCGTATTTTAAATACGCTTGTTTTATCAATGGAGCAAGGAAAAGTAAAGTTTAATCGCGTTTTAATTGAAACAACAGGCTTAGCAGATCCAGCACCTGTTGCTCAAACATTCTTTATGGATAAACATCTGTCTGAGAAATTTGAAGTGGATAGCATTGTTACAGTAGTTGATAGTAAACATATCACTAAACATTTAGACAATCATGATGAGGCACAGGAACAAATTGCATTTGGTGATGTGATCATTTTAAATAAGACCGACTTAATATCGAGTGACGATTTAAATTCATTAGAACGAAGAATTAATCAAATGAACCCTACAGCTAAACGCTTATACGCTCAAAATTGCAGTATAGATTTGAATGAAATTTTAGGAATTCACACATTTGATGTAGACCGAAAGATTGAAATTGACCCTCATTTCTTAGAAGAACATCATCACCATCACCATGACGATAAAGTATCATCTATTGCTTTTAGAGAAGAAAAACCACTTGATTTAGATAAGGTTAACCATTGGATGAGTTATCTTGTCCAAGAGAAAGGAGAAGATCTCCTAAGATATAAAGGAGTTCTTTATATTAAAGGTATGAAAGAACGAATTGTATTTCAGGGACTTCATATGCTCTTTTCCGGCAGACCTGACCGTAGATGGAAGGAAAGTGAGAGAAAAATAACCGAGTTGGTTTTTATTGGTAAAGATTTAAATAAAGAGGAATTAGAAAAACAATTTAAAAATTGTATAGCTAATTAA
- a CDS encoding Fur family transcriptional regulator translates to MIKEHYITYLQENGYKCTPQRSVILSYFCQHKNKLISASTVRNDLEKDNWSISLDTIYRSLSLFSDVGLLESTSLNGKRLFCLKNKLDHQNMFICTQCRTVKPLNFCPKGIVQSFFNDCLITSHKFEVYGLCPSCCK, encoded by the coding sequence ATGATTAAAGAACACTATATAACCTACTTACAAGAAAATGGGTATAAGTGTACGCCTCAAAGAAGCGTTATATTATCATACTTCTGTCAGCATAAAAATAAACTAATTTCAGCCAGTACAGTTCGGAATGATCTAGAGAAAGATAATTGGAGTATAAGTCTTGATACGATTTACCGGAGCCTTTCATTATTTTCAGATGTTGGTTTATTAGAATCTACTAGTCTTAATGGTAAAAGATTATTTTGCTTAAAAAATAAACTTGATCATCAAAATATGTTTATTTGCACACAATGTAGAACAGTAAAACCCCTTAATTTTTGTCCTAAGGGAATAGTTCAATCTTTTTTTAATGATTGTTTAATTACTAGTCATAAATTCGAGGTCTATGGTTTATGTCCCAGTTGTTGTAAATAA
- the sufU gene encoding Fe-S cluster assembly sulfur transfer protein SufU, which yields MNINDLYKRVILDHAKNRRNHRKTDCYTHKVHYKNPTCGDVMTMYATIKANKIEDLSFVGEGCFISMASSSMFTNIAKKKTIAEIGELSILMKDMILTGKVVDDLRLEDAISLGDIHKFPARYNCALMPWQAFEKLLKNREKS from the coding sequence ATGAATATTAATGACTTATATAAACGGGTAATATTGGATCATGCAAAGAATAGAAGAAACCACAGGAAAACGGATTGTTATACTCATAAAGTACACTATAAAAACCCTACTTGTGGAGATGTAATGACGATGTATGCAACGATTAAAGCAAACAAAATAGAAGACTTATCATTTGTAGGAGAAGGATGTTTTATTAGTATGGCCTCTTCTTCAATGTTTACTAATATAGCAAAAAAAAAGACAATTGCTGAGATAGGGGAGCTCTCTATACTTATGAAGGATATGATTCTGACTGGAAAGGTAGTGGATGACCTAAGGTTAGAGGATGCAATTAGTTTAGGAGATATTCATAAATTTCCTGCCAGATACAATTGTGCTTTAATGCCCTGGCAAGCTTTTGAGAAATTACTTAAGAATAGAGAGAAATCTTAA